From Candidatus Limnocylindrales bacterium, the proteins below share one genomic window:
- the rfbC gene encoding dTDP-4-dehydrorhamnose 3,5-epimerase: MRFIKTKFKGLLIIEPQIFRDVRGFFMESYNRRKFSENGIPSEFVQDNISRSVKGTLRGLHYQLNPHSQGKLVRVTEGAVFDVAVDIRFGSPTFGQWFGYILSAENRHALYIPPGFAHGFCVLTDEAEFTYKCTAFYVPEAERAIIWNDPQIAIQWPITPDPNLMSEKDKNAPTLSRAEINFYF, translated from the coding sequence GTGAGGTTCATAAAAACAAAGTTTAAGGGTCTCTTGATTATTGAACCCCAAATATTTCGAGATGTAAGGGGGTTTTTCATGGAGAGTTACAACCGGCGAAAATTCTCTGAAAATGGAATTCCTTCAGAGTTCGTACAGGATAATATAAGTAGATCGGTAAAGGGTACTTTGCGCGGACTGCATTATCAACTCAACCCTCATAGTCAAGGTAAACTTGTTCGGGTAACCGAAGGCGCTGTATTTGATGTGGCGGTGGACATTCGCTTTGGCTCCCCTACCTTTGGACAGTGGTTTGGTTATATCTTAAGCGCGGAAAATAGGCACGCTCTCTACATTCCCCCGGGTTTTGCGCATGGTTTTTGTGTATTAACAGATGAAGCGGAATTTACCTATAAATGTACCGCATTTTATGTGCCGGAAGCAGAACGCGCGATTATTTGGAACGATCCGCAAATCGCCATCCAATGGCCTATCACTCCAGACCCAAATTTAATGTCGGAAAAGGATAAAAATGCCCCTACTTTAAGTAGAGCTGAAATTAATTTTTATTTTTAA